From Psychrobacillus sp. FSL K6-2836, a single genomic window includes:
- the rpmE gene encoding 50S ribosomal protein L31: MKAGIHPDYKEATVSCSCGNTFTTGSVKNDIKVEFCNECHPYYTGRQKFAAADGRVDRFNKKYGIKEEIKEDQEN, translated from the coding sequence ATGAAAGCAGGAATTCATCCCGATTACAAAGAAGCAACAGTATCATGTTCATGTGGTAACACATTCACAACTGGTTCTGTAAAAAACGATATTAAAGTCGAGTTCTGTAACGAATGTCACCCATATTATACTGGGCGTCAAAAATTCGCAGCAGCTGATGGCCGTGTGGATCGCTTCAACAAAAAATACGGCATTAAAGAAGAAATCAAAGAAGACCAAGAAAACTAA
- the rho gene encoding transcription termination factor Rho gives MTQTTINELENMTLKELYALARKFKVAAYSKLSKKELIFAILKSRAEQEGFFFMEGVLEIIQQEGFGFLRPINYSPSSEDIYISASQIRRFDLRNGDKVTGKVRPPKESERYYGLLHVELVNGEDPEVAKERVHFPGLTPLYPDRHIVLETVPDKLSTRIMDLVAPVGYGQRGLIVAPPKAGKTLLIKEIANAITTNHPNAELIVLLIDERPEEVTDIERSVKADVVSSTFDEVPENHVKVAELVLERAMRLVEHKRDVIILMDSITRLARAYNLVIPPSGRTLSGGIDPAAFHRPKRFFGAARNIEEGGSLTILATALVDTGSRMDEVIYEEFKGTGNLELHLDRSLAERRIFPAIDIRRSGTRKEELLIPKEQLDKLWAIRKTFSDSSDFAERFLRKLRQSKTNEGFFEQLTVEMKAHRSGKVTL, from the coding sequence ATGACACAAACAACAATTAATGAGTTAGAAAATATGACTCTAAAAGAACTATATGCACTTGCGCGTAAATTTAAAGTAGCCGCATATAGTAAACTTTCAAAGAAAGAACTTATTTTTGCAATCTTAAAATCTCGTGCTGAACAAGAAGGATTTTTCTTCATGGAAGGCGTATTAGAAATTATTCAACAAGAGGGTTTCGGTTTCTTGCGTCCGATTAACTACTCGCCTAGCTCAGAGGACATCTATATCTCTGCTTCTCAAATTAGAAGATTTGACCTTCGAAATGGAGACAAAGTAACAGGGAAAGTGCGACCGCCAAAAGAAAGTGAACGCTATTATGGACTGCTCCATGTAGAATTAGTTAATGGGGAAGACCCAGAAGTAGCGAAGGAAAGAGTACATTTTCCAGGGCTAACACCTTTATATCCTGATCGCCATATCGTATTGGAAACAGTTCCTGATAAACTATCGACTCGTATCATGGATCTGGTAGCACCTGTTGGTTATGGTCAACGGGGATTGATAGTGGCGCCACCGAAAGCTGGTAAAACATTACTTATTAAGGAAATTGCCAACGCAATAACAACGAACCATCCAAATGCAGAACTAATTGTTTTATTAATAGATGAGCGCCCAGAAGAAGTAACTGATATAGAGCGTTCTGTTAAAGCAGATGTTGTAAGCTCTACATTTGATGAGGTTCCAGAAAACCACGTAAAAGTGGCAGAACTTGTACTTGAAAGAGCAATGCGCCTAGTTGAACATAAACGCGATGTGATCATTTTGATGGACTCCATTACTCGTTTAGCTCGTGCATACAACTTAGTTATTCCACCAAGTGGGCGTACACTATCTGGTGGTATTGACCCAGCAGCATTCCATCGTCCAAAACGATTTTTCGGAGCAGCACGTAATATCGAAGAAGGTGGAAGCTTAACAATTCTTGCTACTGCATTAGTTGATACTGGATCTCGTATGGACGAAGTTATTTATGAGGAATTTAAAGGAACTGGTAACTTAGAACTTCATTTAGACAGAAGCCTTGCAGAACGTCGTATTTTCCCGGCAATTGATATCCGCCGTTCTGGAACAAGAAAAGAAGAGTTACTTATTCCCAAAGAACAACTGGACAAACTTTGGGCAATTCGTAAGACATTCTCCGATTCATCTGATTTCGCAGAACGTTTCTTAAGAAAACTTCGTCAATCAAAAACAAACGAAGGATTTTTTGAGCAACTAACTGTAGAAATGAAAGCACATCGAAGCGGAAAAGTAACATTATAA
- the glpX gene encoding class II fructose-bisphosphatase, with translation MERSLSMELVRVTEAAAIASARWMGRGLKNEADDAATTAMRTVFDTIPMEGVVVIGEGEMDEAPMLYIGEKLGLGTDGPHVDIAVDPLEGTNIVASGGWNALAVLAVADRGNLLHAPDMYMEKLAVGPESVGQVDINASVLDNLKAVARAKNKNIEDVVATILGRPRHQKIIDEIRAAGARIKLITDGDVAGAINTAFDDTGVDILFGMGGAPEGVISAVGLKCLGGEIQGKLIPQDEAEIARCIKMGLDVNKVLRMEDLVKGDDAIFAATGVTDGELLRGVQFKGAFSSTHSIVMRAKSGTVRFVEGRHSLNKKPNLVL, from the coding sequence ATGGAACGTAGTTTATCAATGGAATTGGTTCGAGTAACAGAAGCAGCAGCAATCGCATCTGCACGTTGGATGGGTCGGGGTTTAAAAAACGAAGCGGATGATGCAGCAACAACTGCTATGCGTACAGTTTTTGACACGATCCCAATGGAAGGCGTCGTTGTAATCGGAGAAGGAGAAATGGACGAAGCGCCGATGTTATATATCGGTGAAAAACTTGGTCTTGGAACGGATGGTCCTCATGTAGACATCGCAGTAGATCCTTTAGAAGGTACAAATATCGTTGCCTCAGGTGGTTGGAATGCACTTGCGGTACTTGCAGTTGCCGATCGTGGAAACTTACTTCATGCTCCAGATATGTATATGGAAAAACTTGCTGTAGGTCCTGAATCTGTAGGTCAAGTGGATATTAATGCATCGGTTTTAGATAATCTAAAAGCGGTTGCACGTGCAAAAAATAAAAACATAGAAGATGTTGTAGCTACTATTTTAGGTCGTCCTCGTCACCAAAAAATCATTGATGAAATTAGAGCAGCTGGAGCACGTATAAAGCTAATCACAGATGGTGATGTTGCCGGAGCTATTAATACAGCGTTTGATGATACTGGTGTAGATATTTTATTCGGAATGGGTGGAGCTCCAGAAGGAGTTATCTCTGCCGTTGGATTAAAATGTTTAGGTGGAGAAATCCAAGGGAAACTGATACCTCAAGACGAGGCAGAGATTGCACGTTGCATCAAGATGGGGCTAGACGTAAACAAAGTATTACGTATGGAGGATTTAGTTAAAGGCGATGACGCCATTTTTGCAGCAACAGGTGTTACAGATGGAGAACTTCTTCGTGGAGTACAATTTAAAGGTGCGTTCAGTTCAACACATTCCATCGTTATGCGTGCTAAATCAGGTACAGTTCGCTTTGTTGAAGGTCGTCACAGCTTAAATAAAAAACCAAATTTAGTTCTATAA
- a CDS encoding UDP-N-acetylglucosamine 1-carboxyvinyltransferase, whose protein sequence is MEVYKIKGGQRLQGTIKVSGAKNSAVALIPASLLANSPVTIEGLPEILDVWTLKEILEEVGAKVTFENGTMTIDPTNVVDMPLPNGNIKKLRASYYLMGALLGRFNKAAIGLPGGCHLGPRPIDQHIKGFEALGASVSNEHGAIYLRAQNLVGAKIYLDVVSVGATINIMLAAVKAKGRTIIENAAKEPEIIDVATLLSNMGANIKGAGTNVIRIDGVEELHGTKHTIIPDRIEAGTFMIMAAVAGDGVTIDNVIPFHVEALTAKLREMGVKVEEYEEKIVIPKVEDILPVDVKTLVYPGFPTDLQQPFSVLMTQAVGTSVITDTIYSARFKQIDELRRMNAIGRVDGRTAIITGPVNLEAATVRASDLRAGAALVIAGLIADGETEIQDIFHIERGYSSLVDKLQGLGADIRRVEIKEVEINND, encoded by the coding sequence ATGGAAGTTTATAAAATAAAAGGGGGACAGCGCCTTCAAGGAACCATTAAAGTAAGTGGGGCAAAAAATAGTGCGGTTGCACTTATTCCCGCTTCTTTATTGGCAAATTCCCCTGTAACTATTGAAGGTTTACCAGAAATTCTAGACGTTTGGACGTTAAAAGAAATTTTGGAAGAGGTTGGAGCTAAAGTAACATTTGAAAATGGAACAATGACGATAGATCCAACAAATGTTGTGGATATGCCTCTTCCAAATGGCAACATCAAGAAACTTCGTGCGTCTTACTATTTAATGGGTGCCCTGCTTGGAAGATTTAACAAAGCAGCAATAGGTTTACCAGGTGGATGTCACTTAGGCCCAAGACCTATCGATCAGCATATTAAAGGCTTCGAGGCATTAGGTGCATCTGTGTCCAATGAGCATGGAGCTATATATTTGCGTGCACAAAATTTAGTCGGAGCTAAAATCTATTTAGATGTTGTAAGTGTAGGTGCTACTATTAACATTATGTTGGCAGCAGTCAAAGCAAAAGGTCGTACGATTATTGAAAACGCAGCAAAAGAGCCAGAAATCATTGACGTAGCAACTCTACTATCTAATATGGGTGCGAATATCAAGGGTGCTGGAACAAATGTAATCCGAATAGACGGTGTGGAAGAATTACATGGTACAAAGCACACGATTATTCCAGATCGTATTGAAGCCGGCACATTCATGATCATGGCAGCAGTCGCTGGAGATGGCGTGACAATTGACAATGTGATTCCTTTTCACGTAGAGGCATTAACTGCTAAACTTCGTGAAATGGGTGTGAAGGTGGAAGAATATGAAGAAAAGATTGTAATTCCGAAAGTGGAGGATATATTACCAGTTGATGTAAAAACATTGGTATATCCAGGCTTCCCAACTGATTTACAACAGCCCTTTTCTGTATTGATGACTCAAGCAGTAGGCACTTCTGTTATTACGGATACTATATACTCCGCTCGCTTCAAACAAATAGATGAATTACGCCGGATGAATGCAATCGGTCGTGTAGATGGTAGAACGGCAATCATTACAGGTCCAGTGAACTTAGAAGCTGCTACCGTACGCGCAAGCGATCTTCGTGCAGGTGCAGCGCTTGTCATTGCGGGGTTAATTGCCGATGGAGAAACGGAAATCCAAGATATTTTCCATATAGAACGTGGGTACAGCTCTTTAGTCGATAAGCTTCAAGGACTTGGTGCAGATATTAGACGGGTAGAAATAAAAGAAGTGGAAATAAATAACGATTAA
- the fsa gene encoding fructose-6-phosphate aldolase has translation MKFFIDTANFDEIKEAHAWGILSGVTTNPSLVAKENISFHDRLREITALVDGSVSAEVIALDAEGMIKEGRELAAIAPNITVKLPMTPEGLKACSVFRAEGIKTNVTLIFSANQALLAARAGATYVSPFLGRLDDIGHDGMELIAKIAQIFDIHNIDTEIIAASIRHPQHITDAALNGAHISTTPIKVLKQLFNHPLTDKGIEGFLADWNNRKSE, from the coding sequence ATGAAATTTTTTATCGATACTGCCAATTTTGACGAAATAAAAGAAGCGCACGCTTGGGGGATTCTATCAGGAGTTACAACTAATCCATCGCTAGTAGCAAAAGAAAATATTTCATTCCACGATCGCCTACGTGAAATTACCGCGTTAGTAGACGGTTCAGTGAGTGCGGAAGTAATAGCGCTAGATGCTGAAGGTATGATTAAAGAAGGTAGAGAACTTGCTGCCATTGCACCGAACATTACTGTAAAACTACCGATGACTCCAGAAGGTCTTAAAGCTTGTTCTGTATTCCGTGCAGAAGGTATTAAAACGAATGTAACGCTTATTTTCAGTGCAAACCAAGCATTGCTAGCTGCACGTGCTGGGGCAACATACGTATCGCCATTTTTAGGTCGTTTAGATGATATCGGTCATGATGGAATGGAATTGATCGCAAAGATTGCACAAATCTTTGATATTCATAATATTGATACTGAAATTATTGCAGCATCCATTAGACATCCACAACATATTACGGATGCAGCTTTAAACGGTGCACATATTTCAACAACACCTATTAAAGTACTAAAACAACTATTTAATCATCCTTTAACAGACAAGGGAATTGAAGGATTTCTAGCGGATTGGAACAATCGTAAAAGCGAGTAA
- a CDS encoding class II fructose-bisphosphate aldolase: MALVSMKEMLEKGKKEGYAVGQFNINNLEFTQAILLAAEEENSPVILGVSEGAAKYMGGFVAVVYMVKGLIESYKISVPVAIHLDHGSSFEKCKEAIDAGFTSVMIDASHHPFEENVETTSKVVEYAHARNVSVEAELGTVGGQEDDVIADGVIYADPAECAELVKRTAIDCLAPALGSVHGPYKGEPNLGFKEMEEISKLADLPLVLHGGTGIPTHDITRSISLGTAKINVNTENQIAATKAIRDFLASDAEQYDPRKYLTPARDAIKATVIGKMREFGSSNKA; encoded by the coding sequence ATGGCTTTAGTTTCGATGAAAGAAATGCTGGAAAAAGGGAAAAAAGAAGGATACGCAGTAGGACAATTTAACATTAACAATTTAGAGTTCACACAAGCAATCCTATTAGCGGCTGAGGAAGAAAACTCACCAGTAATTTTAGGTGTATCTGAAGGCGCAGCAAAATATATGGGTGGCTTCGTTGCAGTCGTATATATGGTAAAAGGATTAATCGAATCTTATAAAATTTCAGTACCTGTAGCAATTCATTTAGACCACGGATCTAGCTTTGAAAAATGTAAAGAAGCAATTGATGCAGGATTCACATCTGTAATGATCGATGCTTCTCATCATCCATTTGAAGAAAACGTTGAGACTACATCTAAAGTAGTAGAGTATGCACATGCGCGCAATGTATCAGTAGAAGCTGAACTGGGAACAGTTGGTGGACAAGAGGATGACGTTATTGCAGATGGCGTTATTTACGCAGATCCTGCTGAATGTGCAGAGTTAGTAAAACGTACAGCAATCGACTGTTTAGCTCCTGCTTTAGGTTCAGTTCATGGTCCATATAAAGGTGAACCAAACTTAGGCTTCAAAGAAATGGAAGAGATTTCGAAACTTGCGGACCTTCCACTTGTTTTACACGGTGGAACAGGTATACCGACACATGATATAACACGTTCTATTTCACTTGGAACTGCGAAAATCAATGTAAATACAGAAAACCAAATTGCTGCAACTAAAGCGATTCGTGACTTTTTAGCTTCTGATGCAGAGCAATATGACCCACGTAAATATTTGACACCTGCACGTGATGCTATTAAAGCAACAGTAATCGGCAAAATGCGTGAATTTGGAAGCTCAAACAAAGCCTAA
- a CDS encoding response regulator, which translates to MKHILIVDDQLGIRLLLKEVFTQEGYEVSLAANGYEALELINEHNIDGVLLDMKIPGMDGIQILKLIKEQWSDLPVMMMTAYGELNFIEQAQRLGASLYFTKPFDVFELRDSVNKLLK; encoded by the coding sequence ATGAAACATATCTTAATAGTGGATGATCAGTTAGGAATACGGTTATTGTTAAAAGAAGTGTTTACACAAGAAGGATATGAAGTAAGTTTAGCTGCAAATGGTTATGAAGCTTTAGAACTTATCAATGAGCACAATATCGATGGAGTTTTACTCGATATGAAAATCCCAGGTATGGATGGAATTCAAATTCTAAAGTTAATAAAAGAACAATGGAGTGATCTCCCGGTCATGATGATGACAGCATATGGAGAGTTAAATTTCATAGAACAAGCACAGAGATTAGGCGCATCTCTTTATTTTACTAAGCCATTTGATGTATTTGAACTAAGAGATTCCGTGAATAAACTCCTGAAATAA
- a CDS encoding DUF2529 family protein yields the protein MKMLTTQLSGLLQRISSSEEENIEETARLLAQAAAREGTIFFATFGEMKSIMVNAQFAAEPFPSMQSWSPEIELSSADRVWIFTRSCYDEEALALAKKLSEEFIPFSALAAEPISDDNMLADLSYTYISTKISKGLLPAEDGTRIVLPHALGGLFVYEAVKMKLNEMLIGE from the coding sequence ATGAAAATGTTAACTACGCAACTTTCAGGATTATTACAAAGAATCTCCAGCTCAGAGGAAGAAAATATTGAAGAAACCGCTCGTTTACTTGCCCAAGCTGCCGCTCGAGAAGGAACCATTTTTTTTGCTACTTTCGGGGAAATGAAAAGTATTATGGTTAATGCACAGTTTGCAGCAGAGCCGTTCCCATCTATGCAATCTTGGTCACCCGAAATCGAACTATCAAGTGCAGATCGTGTTTGGATTTTCACTCGTTCTTGTTACGACGAAGAGGCTCTGGCTTTGGCTAAAAAGTTGAGTGAAGAGTTTATTCCTTTTAGTGCTTTAGCAGCAGAACCGATAAGTGATGACAATATGTTAGCCGACCTATCGTATACATATATTTCCACAAAAATTTCTAAAGGGCTACTACCCGCTGAAGATGGAACTCGCATTGTGCTCCCACATGCTTTAGGTGGATTATTTGTATATGAAGCAGTGAAGATGAAGTTAAACGAAATGCTAATCGGTGAATAG
- a CDS encoding CTP synthase has protein sequence MTKFIFVTGGVVSSLGKGITAASLGRLLKNRGLNVTIQKFDPYINLDPGTMSPYQHGEVFVTDDGAETDLDLGHYERFIDINLNKYSNITTGKVYSSVLRKERRGDYNGGTVQVIPHITNEIKDRLFLAAKETHADIVITEIGGTVGDIESLPFLETIRQMKRDVGSDNVMYIHCTLVPFIKAAGEMKTKPTQHSVKELRSLGIQPNVIVLRSEMPVPQDMKDKIGLFCDIKPEEVIECIDADSLYEIPLNLQAQHLDQIVVDHFKLQAPEADMTDWIGLVDQVKSLSKKVRIGLVGKYVELQDAYISVVEAMKHAGYKFDADVEVKWINAEEVSDANVAEILADVDGILVPGGFGDRGVEGKIAATKFARENNVPFLGICLGMQLATVEFARSILELQGAHSTELDPTTQHAIIDLLPEQKDVEDLGGTLRLGLYPCKLTPGSKAHQAYGEELVYERHRHRYEFNNEYREQFEAAGFVFSGTSPDGRLIEIIELPDHPFFVASQFHPEFVSRPQRPQPLFRDFIKASVGE, from the coding sequence ATGACTAAATTTATTTTTGTTACTGGTGGGGTTGTATCTTCACTTGGTAAAGGGATTACGGCTGCATCACTTGGTCGATTATTAAAAAATAGAGGACTAAACGTAACGATCCAAAAATTCGATCCTTACATCAACTTAGATCCTGGAACAATGAGTCCATATCAACATGGAGAGGTTTTCGTAACAGATGACGGAGCAGAAACAGATTTAGACTTAGGTCACTACGAGCGTTTTATCGACATCAACTTGAACAAATACTCAAATATTACAACTGGTAAAGTCTACTCATCTGTACTAAGAAAAGAGCGTCGTGGTGATTATAATGGTGGGACAGTACAAGTAATTCCACATATTACAAATGAAATCAAAGATCGCTTATTTTTAGCTGCAAAAGAAACACATGCAGATATCGTTATTACGGAAATCGGTGGAACAGTAGGAGATATCGAATCTCTTCCATTCCTAGAGACAATTCGTCAAATGAAACGCGATGTTGGTAGTGATAATGTAATGTATATTCACTGTACTTTAGTACCGTTCATTAAAGCAGCAGGAGAAATGAAAACAAAACCAACACAACATAGTGTAAAAGAATTGCGTAGCCTTGGTATTCAACCAAACGTTATTGTACTTCGTTCGGAAATGCCAGTTCCTCAAGATATGAAAGATAAAATTGGTCTGTTTTGTGATATTAAACCAGAAGAAGTAATTGAATGTATCGACGCAGATTCTTTATATGAAATTCCATTGAATTTACAAGCGCAGCATTTGGATCAAATTGTAGTGGATCATTTCAAACTTCAAGCACCTGAAGCAGATATGACCGACTGGATCGGCTTAGTAGACCAAGTAAAATCATTATCGAAAAAAGTTCGTATTGGTTTAGTTGGTAAATACGTAGAGCTTCAAGATGCATACATTTCTGTTGTAGAAGCGATGAAACATGCGGGCTACAAATTTGATGCAGACGTTGAAGTGAAATGGATAAATGCCGAAGAAGTGAGTGATGCAAACGTTGCAGAAATTCTTGCTGATGTAGATGGTATCCTTGTTCCTGGTGGATTTGGAGACCGTGGAGTTGAAGGGAAAATCGCGGCTACTAAATTTGCACGCGAAAACAATGTTCCATTCTTAGGTATTTGTTTAGGTATGCAATTGGCAACAGTTGAATTTGCACGTTCTATTCTTGAACTTCAAGGAGCACATTCTACAGAGTTAGACCCAACTACACAACATGCTATTATCGATTTATTGCCTGAGCAAAAAGATGTAGAAGACCTTGGCGGAACACTTCGTTTAGGATTATATCCATGTAAGTTAACACCAGGTTCAAAAGCTCATCAAGCATACGGAGAAGAACTTGTGTACGAACGTCACCGTCACCGTTACGAGTTCAACAACGAGTACCGTGAGCAATTCGAAGCAGCAGGATTTGTGTTCTCTGGTACAAGCCCAGATGGTCGCCTAATCGAAATCATCGAACTACCAGATCACCCATTCTTCGTAGCTTCCCAGTTCCACCCGGAATTTGTGTCTCGTCCACAACGTCCACAACCGTTATTCCGCGACTTCATCAAAGCATCAGTTGGTGAGTAA
- the rpoE gene encoding DNA-directed RNA polymerase subunit delta has protein sequence MKFREMTTIQLQEESLIDLAFAILEDKKNSLTLTDLFDEIQHYNGLTDEEMASRKPQFYTDMNIDGRFLAIAENQWGLREWYPVEQIEEESAPTVKVRKKKDKVVDDDLEDLDDDEIVFEEEFDEFVEEDDEDEDEDDPVIEFVGAEIDEVIEEDLIDEDDDEEFDIDEDLDDEEDEE, from the coding sequence TTGAAATTTCGTGAAATGACAACAATACAATTACAAGAAGAATCGTTAATCGATCTAGCATTTGCGATTTTAGAAGATAAAAAAAACTCATTAACTTTAACAGATTTATTTGATGAGATTCAACATTATAATGGGCTTACAGATGAGGAAATGGCTTCTCGTAAACCTCAATTCTATACAGATATGAATATTGACGGACGCTTTTTAGCAATTGCTGAAAACCAATGGGGTCTTAGAGAATGGTATCCAGTAGAACAAATTGAAGAAGAATCAGCTCCTACTGTAAAAGTTCGTAAAAAGAAAGATAAGGTAGTAGATGATGATTTAGAAGATTTAGATGATGACGAAATCGTATTCGAAGAAGAATTCGATGAATTTGTTGAAGAAGATGACGAGGATGAAGATGAGGACGATCCAGTTATTGAATTTGTCGGAGCAGAGATTGACGAAGTGATTGAAGAAGACTTAATCGATGAAGACGATGATGAAGAGTTTGATATCGATGAGGACTTAGACGATGAAGAAGACGAAGAATAA